Sequence from the Nitrincola iocasae genome:
CTTGGAACGTATCCGGCGCGATGACCTACCCAGCCTAACTGTTGTTGTCTCAGGCGATGTACAGCAAAGCGCTAAAAAACGGGTTTTGGCCCTGGGCGCAATGGGATTTATTGCCAAACCCATTAATGCAGAATTACTGGCTGAGTCCCTGAAGGACTACGGTCTGATTGACGAACTGGAGCCACGAGATTCAGACGCACCTGCCGATGCCCCCCTACGTATACCCGACAGTCTCACAGACTCAGTGCAGGAAGTGGCGAATATCGCCATGGGTCGAACCGCCAGTCAATTGGCTGACGTGCTGCAGCGGTTTATTCACTTACCTGTCCCCCGCGTTGATCGCATCACCGCTCAAGATCTGGCTATTGCACTCAAGACCGCCTCAGGTGACCAACCTGCCACGACGGTCTGCCAGGGATTCTGCGGGCCAGGCATTGCCGGTGAGGCGCTGCTGATTTTTCAGGATTCATCCATTATTGATTTAGCTAATTTACTGCATTATCAGGGTGAGCTAACTGAAACTACCGAACGCGCTGTGCTGATGGATATCGCCAATGTGCTTACCGGCGCCTTCCTGTCCAATGTCAGCAAACTCCTGGATCTATCTCTCAGCCGAGGCACCCCGCGCATTCTTGGACTGCACTCTGAATCATTGGGATTTGAACACAGTCCTGCAGCCGCACAACAGTTACTGTGTATCGAGATCGACTATCAAATCGCAGAGAGTACCACCCACTGTGATCTGCTGATGTTGTTTACTGAAGACTCCCTGCCCGCGCTGACCGAGCGCCTGGAACTGTTGAAATGACACCACAAACACCCCGGAATGAACTTCACACTCTGCACTGGCAAATGAGCTTACTGGATAACCTTGATGTTGGCCTGATGGTGCTGGATAGTGATTTAAAAGTTGCATTATGGAATAACTTTATGGTGAATCACTCAGGGCTACCCAGCAGCCAAGTACAAGGGCAATCATTATTTAGTGTGTTTCCTGAACTGGATACCCTATGGTTCAAGCGTAAACTCAACAGTGTGCTGACTTTGGATAACCCGGCTTTCATGACCTGGGAAGAACGTCCCTGGCTGTTTCGTTTCAACAGTTATCGACCGATTACTGGGTCAACACGCTGGATGTACCAGAATGTTACGCTGATTCCATTGACATCACCGGACGGTAAAATCAAACAAATTGGCTTGATTATTTATGATGTTACCGATGAAGCCGTCAGTCGTCAGGCACTTGAAAAAGCCAACCTGGAACTCAGTAAGCTCAGCCGTACGGACCACTTAACCGGCCTGAACAACCGCGGCTACTGGGAGACGTGTCTGCAGCAGGAGTTCGAACGCTTTATCAGGACGCAGCAACCCACCTCATTGATTTTATTGGATATAGACCACTTCAAACAGGTCAATGACACCCAG
This genomic interval carries:
- a CDS encoding sensor domain-containing diguanylate cyclase; the encoded protein is MTPQTPRNELHTLHWQMSLLDNLDVGLMVLDSDLKVALWNNFMVNHSGLPSSQVQGQSLFSVFPELDTLWFKRKLNSVLTLDNPAFMTWEERPWLFRFNSYRPITGSTRWMYQNVTLIPLTSPDGKIKQIGLIIYDVTDEAVSRQALEKANLELSKLSRTDHLTGLNNRGYWETCLQQEFERFIRTQQPTSLILLDIDHFKQVNDTQGHLAGDAVIRQLADIIRQMIRTTDIAGRYGGEEFGILLLNTPAVNAEILAERLRYAVETRPIAYEGEQLMVTISLGVAAADNSFQDYQSWLEKADQCLYQAKESGRNQFVTL
- a CDS encoding response regulator produces the protein MSQPIPVVICDDSQLARNQMGRALKHWNVDITFAEHGLKALEAIRLGKGHLLFLDLTMPIMDGYEVLERIRRDDLPSLTVVVSGDVQQSAKKRVLALGAMGFIAKPINAELLAESLKDYGLIDELEPRDSDAPADAPLRIPDSLTDSVQEVANIAMGRTASQLADVLQRFIHLPVPRVDRITAQDLAIALKTASGDQPATTVCQGFCGPGIAGEALLIFQDSSIIDLANLLHYQGELTETTERAVLMDIANVLTGAFLSNVSKLLDLSLSRGTPRILGLHSESLGFEHSPAAAQQLLCIEIDYQIAESTTHCDLLMLFTEDSLPALTERLELLK